In Juglans regia cultivar Chandler chromosome 5, Walnut 2.0, whole genome shotgun sequence, the following are encoded in one genomic region:
- the LOC109002632 gene encoding ACT domain-containing protein ACR9-like: MGAPCDDVVVIQKGKNPGEPCVITINCPDKTGLGCDICRVILEFGLYISKADVSTDGRWCYIVLWVVPRSSSLILRWSNIKNRLQSISPSCSPSFYFNQPSTHSMSPAVYLLKFFCLDRKGLLHDVTHVLSELELSIQRVKVTTTPDDRVLDLFFITDNMELLHTKARQDETLEQLHSVLGESCISCELQLAGPEYECHQGISSLSPVVAEELFRTELSDKEIRSQALSPDMTILKKASVTIDNSLSPAHTLLQIHSVDHKGLLYDILRTLKDYNIQIAYGRFSPNTKGHRDLDLFIQQKDGKKILDPEKQSALCSRLKVEMLHPLRVIIANRGPDTELLVANPVELSGKGRPLVFYDVTLALKSLGICIFSAEIGRHLTSDREWEVYSFLLDENCKFQLSNMAARSQIVDRVRRTLMGW, from the exons ATGGGAGCCCCGTGCGACGACGTTGTTGTTATCCAGAAGGGTAAGAATCCAGGCGAGCCCTGCGTCATCACCATCAATTGCCCCGATAAAACCGGACTCGGATGTGATATTTGCAGAGTCATTCTCGAATTCGGTCTCTACATAAGTAAAGCAG ATGTTTCCACTGATGGGAGATGGTGCTACATAGTATTATGGGTAGTTCCTCGTTCCAGCTCGCTCATCCTGCGATGGTCGAATATAAAAAACCGCCTCCAATCCATAAGCCCATCATGTTCACCGTCCTTTTACTTTAACCAACCGTCTACGCATTCGATGTCTCCTGCGGTTTACCTATTGAAGTTTTTCTGCCTTGACCGAAAAGGATTACTACACG ATGTTACGCATGTTCTCTCCGAGCTTGAGCTTTCAATTCAGAGGGTAAAAGTGACGACAACTCCAGATGATCGAGTCCTCGACCTCTTCTTCATAACAGATAACAT GGAGCTTCTACACACAAAGGCACGACAAGATGAGACGTTGGAACAATTGCATTCTGTCTTGGGTGAATCATGTATCAGCTGTGAACTCCAGTTGGCAGGCCCCGAGTATGAATGCCATCAGGgaatttcttctctttctcctgTAGTAGCCGAGGAACTATTTAGAACTGAGTTATCAGACAAGGAAATCCGCTCTCAAGCACTGAGTCCAGATATGACAATATTGAAGAAAGCTAGTGTGACCATAGACAATTCATTGAGTCCAGCTCATACATTACTTCAAATACACTCTGTTGATCATAAGGGTCTATTGTATGACATCTTGAGAACTTTGAAAGACTACAATATCCAG ATAGCTTATGGTCGATTCTCACCAAATACAAAGGGTCATCGTGACTTGGACTTATTTATTCAGCAAAAGGATGGGAAAAAGATTCTGGATCCTGAGAAGCAGAGTGCATTGTGTTCTCGGTTGAAGGTGGAAATGCTTCATCCATTGCGTGTCATCATTGCAAACCGAGGGCCAGACACTGAATTGCTGGTTGCTAATCCAGTTGAGTTATCTGGAAAGGGAAGACCTCTTGTTTTCTATGATGTTACTCTTGCTCTGAAATCACTTGGGATCTGCATTTTCTCG GCTGAAATAGGAAGGCATTTAACATCCGATCGTGAATGGGAGGTCTACAGTTTTCTTTTGGATGAGAACTGCAAATTTCAGTTGTCTAATATGGCAGCTAGGAGTCAGATTGTAGACAGAGTAAGAAGAACATTGATGGGTTGGTGA
- the LOC109002631 gene encoding THO complex subunit 4A-like has protein sequence MSSTALDMALDDIIKTNKKSGSGSGRGRNRASSPGPGPARRFPNRVANRTAPYAAVKAPETTWQHDLYREENLGRSSAIETGTKLFLSNLDYGVSNEDLKELFAEVGDLKRYSIHYDRSGRSKGTAEVVFSRRGDAVAAVKRYNNVQLDGKPMKIEIVGTNIATPAAPPATNGTFGNSNAIPRGGQGRAGAPGRPRGSRGGRGFGRGRGHSQGRGRGEKLSQEDLDADLEKYHEEAKQNN, from the exons ATGTCGTCGACAGCTTTAGACATGGCCCTTGACGACATCATCAAGACCAACAAAAAGTCCGGCAGCGGCAGCGGCAGAGGCCGTAACCGAGCATCCAGTCCTGGTCCTGGACCCGCCCGCCGCTTCCCTAACCGCGTTGCCAACCGTACGGCTCCTTATGCCGCCGTTAAG GCACCTGAGACGACGTGGCAGCACGATTTGTATAGGGAAGAGAATTTGGGTCGATCTTCTGCTATAGAGACTGGGACCAAGCTCTTTTTATCCAATCTTGATTACGGTGTTTCGAACGAGGACCTTAAg GAACTGTTTGCTGAAGTTGGTGACCTTAAACGGTATTCAATCCATTATGATAGAAGCGGGAGATCGAAG GGAACTGCTGAAGTAGTATTCTCGAGACGAGGAGATGCTGTGGCTGCTGTCAAGAGATACAACAATGTACAGCTTGATGGGAAACCGATGAAGATAGAGATTGTGGGAACAAACATTGCAACACCTGCTGCACCTCCAGCAACTAATGGGACTTTTGGAAATTCAAATGCAATCCCCAGAGG TGGACAAGGTCGAGCTGGTGCACCAGGACGGCCACGTGGCAGCAGAGGTGGACGTGGTTTTGGAAGGGGTCGTGGACACAGTCAGGGAAGAGGCCGTGGTGAAAAGTTATCTCAAGAAGATCTTGATGCTGATTTGGAGAAGTATCATGAGGAAGCAAAGCAGAATAATTGA